In Paraburkholderia flava, one genomic interval encodes:
- the ribD gene encoding bifunctional diaminohydroxyphosphoribosylaminopyrimidine deaminase/5-amino-6-(5-phosphoribosylamino)uracil reductase RibD: MFSQTDFVYMERALALATRGMYTTDPNPRVGCVLVKDGAVIGEGFTQPAGQDHAEIRALKDARSRGHDVRGSTAYVTLEPCSHFGRTPPCANALIEAQVARVVAAMEDPNPQVSGRGLSMLRDAGIEVRCGLLANEASELNIGFVSRMTRGRPWVRMKIAASLDGRTGLPSGESQWITGEAARADGHAWRARASAILTGIGTVREDNPRMTVRAIDTPRQPQRVLIDSRLDVLPEAHILAGAPTLIFCGALDAHDEQLAGRAEALRARGAELVPLPNAAGKIDLPAMLAELGRRGVNELHVEAGYKLNGSLLREGCVDELLVYLAPSLLGVESMGMFNLAAPGSLDGRVQLNFHSVDRIGDDLRILARLAAPLARPTELH; this comes from the coding sequence ATGTTCTCGCAAACCGATTTCGTCTATATGGAACGTGCGCTCGCCCTGGCGACGCGCGGTATGTACACGACCGATCCGAATCCGCGCGTCGGCTGCGTGCTCGTGAAAGATGGCGCCGTGATCGGCGAAGGCTTCACGCAACCCGCCGGCCAGGACCACGCGGAAATCCGCGCGCTGAAGGATGCACGTTCGCGCGGCCACGACGTGCGCGGCTCGACCGCCTACGTGACGCTCGAACCGTGCAGCCACTTCGGCCGCACGCCGCCGTGCGCGAACGCGCTGATCGAAGCGCAGGTCGCACGCGTCGTCGCCGCGATGGAAGACCCGAATCCGCAGGTGTCCGGCCGCGGTCTCTCGATGCTGCGCGACGCGGGCATCGAAGTGCGTTGCGGATTGCTCGCGAACGAAGCGTCCGAACTGAACATCGGCTTCGTGTCGCGGATGACGCGCGGCCGTCCGTGGGTGCGGATGAAGATCGCGGCATCGCTCGACGGCCGCACCGGCTTGCCGTCCGGCGAGAGCCAGTGGATCACCGGCGAAGCCGCGCGCGCCGACGGCCACGCATGGCGCGCGCGTGCATCGGCGATCCTCACCGGCATCGGCACCGTGAGGGAAGACAATCCGCGCATGACCGTGCGCGCGATCGATACGCCGCGCCAGCCGCAGCGCGTACTGATCGACAGCCGGCTCGACGTGCTGCCGGAAGCGCACATTCTCGCAGGCGCACCGACGCTGATTTTCTGCGGCGCGCTCGACGCACACGACGAGCAACTCGCCGGGCGCGCGGAAGCGCTGCGTGCGCGCGGCGCCGAACTAGTGCCGCTGCCGAACGCGGCGGGCAAGATCGATCTGCCCGCGATGCTGGCCGAACTCGGCCGGCGCGGCGTGAACGAACTGCACGTCGAGGCGGGCTATAAGCTGAACGGCTCGCTGCTGCGCGAAGGCTGCGTCGACGAACTGCTGGTCTATCTGGCGCCGAGCCTGCTGGGCGTCGAATCGATGGGTATGTTCAATCTCGCCGCGCCCGGTTCGCTCGATGGCCGCGTCCAGCTGAATTTTCATTCGGTCGACCGGATCGGCGACGATCTGCGGATTCTCGCGCGGCTCGCCGCACCGCTCGCCCGCCCCACCGAGTTGCACTGA
- the hemL gene encoding glutamate-1-semialdehyde 2,1-aminomutase, whose amino-acid sequence MSRNQTLFERAQITIPGGVNSPVRAFRSVGGTPRFIERAQGAYFWDADGQRYIDYIGSWGPMIVGHVHPEVLEAVQRVLVNGFSFGAPTEAEVEIAEEICKLVPSMEQVRMVSSGTEATMSALRLARGFTNRSRIVKFEGCYHGHADSLLVKAGSGLLTFGNPTSAGVPVDIAKHTTVLEYNNVAALEEAFKAFGNEIASVIVEPVAGNMNLVRATPEFLGALRRLCSEYGAVLIFDEVMCGFRVALGGAQQLYGIKPDLTCLGKVIGGGMPAAAFGGRRDIMAHLAPLGGVYQAGTLSGNPIAVAAGLKTLQLIQAPGFYDTLAARTTRLVEGLTAAAREAKVPFAADSIGGMFGLYFADAVPGSFAEVTRSDVPRFNAFFHKMLDAGVYFAPSAYEAGFVSSAHDESIIDATIDAARGAFASLASLAA is encoded by the coding sequence ATGTCCAGGAATCAAACTCTCTTCGAACGCGCCCAGATCACCATCCCGGGCGGCGTCAACTCGCCGGTGCGCGCGTTCCGCTCGGTAGGCGGCACGCCGCGCTTCATCGAACGCGCGCAGGGCGCGTACTTCTGGGACGCCGACGGTCAGCGCTATATCGACTACATCGGCTCGTGGGGCCCGATGATCGTCGGCCACGTGCATCCCGAGGTGCTCGAAGCGGTGCAGCGCGTGCTCGTCAACGGCTTCTCGTTCGGTGCGCCGACCGAGGCCGAGGTCGAGATCGCGGAAGAAATCTGCAAGCTAGTGCCGTCGATGGAACAGGTCCGGATGGTATCGAGCGGCACCGAGGCGACGATGAGCGCGCTGCGTCTCGCGCGTGGCTTTACGAACCGTAGCCGCATCGTCAAGTTCGAGGGTTGCTATCACGGCCACGCGGACAGCCTGCTCGTCAAAGCAGGCTCCGGTCTGCTGACGTTCGGCAACCCGACGTCGGCGGGCGTGCCGGTCGACATCGCGAAGCACACCACCGTGCTCGAATACAACAACGTCGCGGCGCTCGAAGAAGCGTTCAAGGCGTTCGGCAACGAGATCGCATCGGTGATCGTCGAGCCGGTCGCGGGCAACATGAACCTCGTGCGCGCGACGCCCGAATTCCTCGGCGCATTGCGGCGCCTGTGCAGCGAATACGGCGCCGTGCTGATCTTCGACGAAGTGATGTGCGGCTTCCGCGTCGCGCTCGGCGGCGCGCAGCAGCTGTACGGCATCAAGCCCGACCTCACGTGTCTCGGCAAGGTGATCGGCGGCGGCATGCCGGCTGCCGCGTTCGGCGGACGGCGCGACATCATGGCCCATCTCGCGCCGCTCGGCGGCGTGTACCAGGCAGGCACGTTGTCGGGCAATCCGATTGCAGTCGCGGCCGGTCTGAAGACACTACAACTGATCCAGGCGCCCGGCTTCTACGACACGCTCGCCGCGCGCACGACGCGTCTCGTCGAAGGACTGACCGCCGCCGCGCGTGAAGCGAAGGTGCCGTTCGCCGCCGACTCGATCGGCGGGATGTTCGGCCTCTACTTCGCCGACGCAGTGCCGGGAAGTTTCGCGGAAGTCACGCGCTCCGACGTGCCGCGCTTCAATGCGTTCTTCCACAAGATGCTCGATGCGGGCGTGTACTTCGCGCCGTCGGCGTACGAGGCCGGCTTCGTGTCGAGCGCGCACGACGAGTCGATCATCGACGCGACGATCGACGCCGCACGCGGCGCATTCGCGTCGCTCGCATCACTCGCAGCCTGA
- a CDS encoding Bcr/CflA family multidrug efflux MFS transporter produces the protein MSHPVKRRPDIRLILLLGALAACGPLATDMYLPSLPSIADAFGVVPGIAQSTLTSFMAGFSVGMLLYGPLSDAYGRRPILLGGIALFTVSSIACAFSYSIGSLVFVRFLQALGAGAASVLSRAIARDAHEPTDAARVLSMVAIVTAVGPLLAPLIGGQLLLLGNWRIVFGVLTLFGASCAVAAYLRVPETWPREKRASSAVLKSFAAYGRLLRDPMVWGHMLCGGMAFASMFTYISATPFVYIEYFHVSPQHYGFFFGLNVFGIMLGNLVNTRFVGRLGALRIISIAATISSVASLFVALMCVTGWGGLWSIVVGLFFVVGVVGVLSANCATDLMHRYPHNAGAAAAVFGAMQLALGALASVVVGLWHDTSPVGMGFTIGTAGVLCYLGRMLIVRWHDRPVPAAVAQ, from the coding sequence ATGTCCCACCCCGTCAAACGCCGGCCCGATATCCGGTTGATCCTGCTGCTCGGTGCGCTCGCCGCGTGCGGCCCGCTCGCGACCGACATGTATCTGCCGAGCCTGCCGTCGATCGCCGACGCGTTCGGCGTCGTGCCTGGCATCGCGCAGTCCACACTGACGAGTTTCATGGCGGGCTTCTCGGTCGGCATGCTGCTGTACGGACCGCTCTCGGATGCATACGGCCGTCGCCCGATCCTGCTCGGCGGGATTGCGCTCTTCACGGTGTCGAGCATCGCGTGCGCGTTCTCTTATTCGATCGGCTCGCTCGTGTTCGTGCGCTTCCTGCAGGCGCTCGGCGCGGGCGCGGCGTCGGTGCTGTCGCGGGCGATCGCACGCGACGCGCACGAACCGACCGACGCCGCGCGCGTGCTGTCGATGGTCGCGATCGTCACTGCCGTCGGGCCGCTGCTTGCGCCGCTGATCGGCGGGCAGTTGCTGCTGCTCGGCAACTGGCGCATCGTGTTCGGCGTGTTGACGCTGTTCGGCGCGAGCTGCGCGGTCGCCGCGTATCTGCGCGTGCCCGAAACCTGGCCACGCGAAAAGCGTGCGAGTTCGGCGGTGCTGAAATCGTTCGCGGCATACGGCCGGCTGCTGCGCGATCCGATGGTGTGGGGGCACATGTTGTGCGGCGGGATGGCGTTCGCATCGATGTTCACGTACATCTCGGCGACACCGTTCGTCTACATCGAGTACTTCCACGTGTCGCCGCAGCACTATGGGTTCTTCTTCGGGTTGAACGTGTTCGGCATCATGCTCGGCAACCTCGTCAACACGCGCTTCGTCGGACGCCTGGGGGCGCTGCGCATCATCTCGATCGCCGCGACGATCAGCAGTGTCGCGTCGCTGTTCGTCGCGCTGATGTGCGTGACGGGGTGGGGCGGGTTGTGGTCGATCGTCGTCGGGCTGTTCTTTGTGGTCGGCGTGGTGGGCGTGCTGTCGGCGAACTGCGCGACCGATCTGATGCATCGCTATCCGCACAACGCGGGGGCGGCTGCTGCTGTGTTCGGGGCGATGCAGCTTGCGCTCGGCGCGCTCGCTAGCGTCGTGGTCGGGCTGTGGCACGACACGTCGCCGGTCGGCATGGGTTTCACGATCGGCACGGCGGGCGTGCTGTGCTACCTGGGCAGGATGCTGATCGTGCGCTGGCACGACCGGCCGGTGCCGGCGGCGGTGGCGCAGTAG
- a CDS encoding bifunctional transcriptional regulator/glucokinase — MSTGVQTKAVPGVGQHADGPRLLADIGGTNARFALETSPGQIGQVLVYPCAEYPGVAEVIKKYLKDTKIGRVNHAAIAIANPVDGDQVSMTNHDWTFSIEATRRALGFDTLLVVNDFTALAMALPGLTDTQRVQIGGGARRQNSVIGLLGPGTGLGVSGLIPADDRWIALGSEGGHASFSPQDEREDIVLQFARKKWPHVSFERVCAGPGIEVIYRALAGRDKKRVAATCDTSEVVRRALDGEPLAAEAVDCFCAILGSFAGNVAVTLGALGGIYIGGGVVPRLGEVFARSPFRERFEAKGRFEPYLQNVPTYVITAEYPAFLGVSAILAEQLSNRAGGGSSAVFERIRQMRDALTPAERRVADLALNHPRSIINDPIVDIARKADVSQPTVIRFCRSLGCQGLSDFKLKLATGLTGTIPVSHSQVHLGDTATDFGAKVLDNTVSAILQLREHLNFEHVERAIDLLNGARRIEFYGLGNSNIVAQDAHYKFFRFGIPTIAYGDLYMQAASAALLGKGDVIVAVSKSGRAPELLRVLEVAMQAGAQVIAITSSNTPLAKRATVALETDHIEMRESQLSMISRVLHLLMIDILAVGVAIRRAAPDADVREAVAKVRDGSDDEATAVLDWLSHGAASTARD, encoded by the coding sequence ATGTCTACTGGTGTGCAAACTAAGGCTGTGCCCGGTGTGGGTCAGCACGCCGACGGACCGAGGCTTCTCGCCGACATCGGCGGCACCAATGCGCGTTTCGCGCTTGAAACCAGTCCCGGCCAAATCGGCCAGGTGCTGGTGTATCCGTGTGCGGAGTACCCCGGTGTCGCCGAAGTCATCAAGAAGTATCTGAAGGATACGAAGATCGGCCGCGTGAACCACGCGGCGATCGCGATTGCGAACCCGGTCGACGGCGACCAGGTGAGCATGACGAATCACGACTGGACCTTCTCGATCGAAGCGACGCGCCGCGCGCTCGGCTTCGACACACTGCTCGTCGTCAACGACTTCACCGCGCTCGCGATGGCGCTGCCCGGTCTCACCGATACGCAGCGCGTGCAGATCGGCGGCGGTGCACGCCGGCAGAACAGCGTAATCGGTTTGCTTGGACCGGGCACGGGTCTCGGCGTATCCGGCCTGATCCCCGCCGACGATCGCTGGATCGCGCTCGGCAGCGAAGGCGGTCACGCGAGCTTCTCGCCGCAGGACGAGCGCGAAGACATCGTGCTGCAGTTCGCGCGCAAGAAGTGGCCGCATGTGTCGTTCGAACGCGTCTGCGCGGGTCCCGGTATCGAAGTGATCTATCGCGCGCTCGCGGGGCGCGACAAGAAGCGCGTCGCCGCGACCTGCGATACATCCGAAGTCGTGCGACGCGCGCTCGACGGTGAACCGCTCGCAGCCGAAGCGGTCGACTGCTTCTGCGCGATTCTCGGTTCGTTCGCGGGTAACGTCGCGGTGACGCTCGGTGCGCTCGGCGGTATCTACATCGGCGGCGGCGTCGTGCCGCGTCTCGGCGAAGTATTTGCACGCTCGCCGTTCCGCGAACGTTTCGAAGCGAAGGGTCGTTTCGAACCGTATCTGCAGAACGTTCCGACCTACGTGATCACCGCCGAGTATCCGGCGTTCCTCGGCGTATCGGCGATTCTCGCGGAGCAACTGTCGAATCGTGCGGGCGGTGGATCGTCGGCGGTGTTCGAGCGTATCCGCCAGATGCGCGATGCACTGACGCCGGCAGAACGACGTGTCGCCGATCTCGCGTTGAATCATCCGCGCTCGATCATCAACGACCCGATCGTCGATATCGCGCGCAAGGCCGACGTCAGCCAGCCGACGGTGATCCGCTTCTGCCGTTCGCTCGGCTGCCAGGGGCTGTCCGACTTCAAGCTGAAGCTCGCCACTGGTCTCACCGGCACGATTCCGGTCAGCCACAGCCAGGTGCACCTCGGCGATACGGCCACCGACTTCGGCGCGAAGGTGCTCGACAACACCGTGTCGGCGATCCTGCAGCTGCGCGAGCATCTGAACTTCGAACACGTCGAACGCGCGATCGATCTGCTGAACGGCGCGCGCCGCATCGAGTTCTACGGGCTCGGCAACTCGAACATCGTCGCGCAGGACGCGCACTACAAGTTCTTCCGCTTCGGCATTCCGACCATCGCGTACGGCGACCTGTACATGCAGGCTGCGTCGGCGGCGCTGCTCGGCAAGGGCGACGTGATCGTCGCGGTGTCGAAGTCGGGACGTGCGCCCGAACTGCTGCGCGTACTCGAAGTGGCGATGCAGGCCGGCGCGCAAGTGATCGCGATCACGTCGAGCAACACGCCGCTCGCGAAACGCGCGACGGTCGCACTCGAAACGGATCACATCGAGATGCGCGAATCGCAGCTGTCGATGATCTCGCGCGTGCTGCATCTGCTGATGATCGACATCCTCGCGGTCGGCGTTGCGATCCGTCGTGCGGCACCAGATGCCGACGTTCGCGAAGCGGTGGCGAAGGTGCGCGACGGCTCCGACGACGAAGCGACCGCCGTGCTCGACTGGCTGAGCCACGGCGCGGCATCGACTGCACGCGACTAA
- the pgl gene encoding 6-phosphogluconolactonase, producing the protein MIELHAFDDPRAQSDALAKAVGDALHASLAASADAHPATLAVSGGTSPRPFLQTLSTQPFDWSRIAVTLVDDRWVPETDSASNARLVHETLLQNAASNAAFAPLVDVTQPLDAHIAALNADPARRVPDVVVLGMGEDGHTASIFADSPEWDFAISTPDHFVAVHPGAAPHARVSWSMSALKQVPHLFLLIAGQKKLDVLNAAVAALQKNAISTLANDKGVRLDVYWCAN; encoded by the coding sequence GTGATCGAGCTTCACGCTTTCGACGACCCGCGCGCCCAATCCGACGCGCTGGCGAAGGCGGTCGGCGACGCGTTACATGCGTCGCTTGCCGCATCGGCAGACGCGCACCCGGCGACACTCGCCGTGTCCGGCGGCACCAGTCCGCGCCCGTTTCTGCAGACCTTATCCACCCAGCCGTTCGACTGGTCGCGCATCGCCGTGACGCTCGTCGACGACCGCTGGGTGCCCGAGACCGATAGCGCGAGCAACGCACGGCTGGTTCACGAAACGCTGTTGCAGAACGCCGCGAGTAACGCCGCGTTCGCGCCGCTCGTCGACGTGACGCAGCCGCTCGACGCGCACATCGCCGCGTTGAACGCCGACCCCGCGCGCCGCGTGCCCGATGTCGTCGTGCTCGGCATGGGTGAAGACGGCCACACCGCGTCGATCTTCGCGGATTCGCCCGAGTGGGACTTCGCGATCTCCACGCCCGACCACTTCGTCGCCGTCCATCCGGGCGCCGCGCCGCATGCGCGCGTCAGCTGGTCGATGAGCGCGCTGAAACAGGTGCCGCACCTGTTCCTGCTGATCGCCGGCCAGAAGAAACTCGACGTGCTGAACGCCGCCGTCGCTGCACTACAAAAAAATGCCATCTCGACGCTGGCGAACGACAAGGGAGTGAGACTCGATGTCTACTGGTGTGCAAACTAA
- the zwf gene encoding glucose-6-phosphate dehydrogenase: MQTDSSFTFVLFGGTGDLSMRKILPALYEAHRAGMLAEGGKIVGVARHADDRAGYIEWVNGHVKPYVSKNGLDEAAWERFLARIEYVRLDLSKAEDFVLLRDEVNRLSGTRVFYLATGPSLFVPICHALAAVGLNENARIVLEKPLGYDLRSSNAINDAVGEIFAEEQIYRIDHYLGKEPVQNLLALRFGNALFEPLWRREWVESIQITIAEELGVEARGDFYDNTGALRDMVQNHLLQLLSIVAMEPPHSMDSDSVRDEKLRVLRALKPIDQRDIARVAVRGQYHAGVIRGTAVPAYATEPGVKQDSTTETFVALKVEIENWRWSGVPFFLRTGKRLADRVAEIVVNFRPVPHSALGATALRAGSNRLVIRLQPNETIRLYCLAKQPGEGMNLASVHLDLAFDQFFREGQMEAYQRLLLDVINGRLALFVRRDEQEAAWRWVEPILNEWSSANKTPKPYAAGTWGPAAASAMLAQHGTCWLEEEN, encoded by the coding sequence ATGCAAACCGATTCAAGTTTCACCTTCGTTCTCTTCGGCGGAACCGGCGATCTGTCGATGCGCAAGATCCTCCCCGCGCTGTATGAAGCGCATCGCGCGGGCATGCTTGCGGAAGGCGGCAAAATCGTCGGCGTCGCGCGTCACGCGGACGATCGCGCCGGGTACATCGAATGGGTGAACGGGCACGTCAAGCCGTACGTCTCGAAGAACGGTCTCGACGAAGCCGCGTGGGAACGGTTCCTCGCACGCATCGAATACGTGCGGCTCGATCTGAGCAAGGCCGAAGATTTCGTGCTGCTGCGCGACGAGGTGAACCGGCTGTCGGGCACGCGCGTGTTCTATCTCGCCACCGGGCCGTCGCTGTTCGTGCCGATCTGTCATGCGCTCGCTGCCGTCGGTCTCAACGAAAACGCGCGCATCGTGCTGGAGAAACCGCTCGGATACGATCTTCGTTCGTCGAACGCGATCAACGACGCGGTCGGCGAAATCTTCGCGGAAGAACAGATCTACCGGATCGACCACTATCTCGGCAAGGAGCCGGTGCAGAACCTGCTCGCGCTGCGCTTCGGCAATGCGCTGTTCGAACCGTTGTGGCGTCGCGAGTGGGTCGAAAGCATCCAGATCACGATCGCGGAAGAACTCGGCGTCGAAGCGCGCGGCGATTTTTACGACAACACCGGCGCACTGCGCGACATGGTGCAGAACCATCTGCTGCAACTGCTCTCCATTGTCGCGATGGAGCCGCCGCATTCGATGGATTCCGATTCGGTCCGCGACGAAAAACTCCGTGTGCTGCGCGCGCTCAAGCCGATCGATCAGCGCGACATCGCGCGCGTCGCGGTGCGCGGCCAGTATCACGCGGGCGTGATTCGCGGCACCGCAGTGCCCGCATACGCGACCGAACCCGGCGTGAAGCAGGACAGCACGACCGAGACCTTCGTCGCACTTAAAGTCGAGATCGAAAACTGGCGCTGGTCCGGCGTGCCGTTCTTCCTGCGTACCGGCAAGCGGCTTGCCGACCGGGTCGCGGAAATCGTCGTGAACTTCCGGCCGGTGCCGCATTCGGCGCTCGGCGCGACCGCGCTGCGTGCCGGTTCGAACCGACTCGTCATCCGTCTGCAGCCGAACGAAACGATCCGGCTCTACTGTCTTGCGAAGCAGCCCGGCGAAGGGATGAATCTCGCCAGCGTCCACCTCGACCTCGCGTTCGACCAGTTCTTCCGCGAAGGACAGATGGAGGCGTATCAACGTCTGCTGCTCGACGTGATCAACGGACGGCTCGCGCTGTTCGTGCGACGCGACGAACAGGAAGCCGCATGGCGCTGGGTCGAACCGATCCTGAACGAATGGTCGTCGGCGAACAAGACGCCGAAGCCGTACGCGGCAGGTACGTGGGGACCGGCGGCCGCCAGTGCGATGCTGGCGCAGCACGGCACGTGCTGGCTGGAGGAAGAGAACTGA
- a CDS encoding ABC transporter substrate-binding protein: MKIRAIMGALCAAGLLCGVSAVQAAESIEVLHWWTSGGESKAVGVLKDDMTKQGYTWKDFAVAGGAGAAAMTALKTQVISGNAPTAAQIKGPLIQEWADQGVLVPIDSVAGDWKKNLPPQIDKIMHAGGHYVAAPFSVHRVNWVWINKAALDKVGAKVPTTWPEFFAVADKLKAAGIQPVAAGGQPWQDLTLWEDVVLSQGADFYKKALVDLDQKTLTSPQMVNVFDTVRKIESYMDNGRTGRDWNLATAMVINGKAGMQFMGDWAKGEFANAGKQPGSDYICAPVPGTAKQYTFNVDSFVFFQQKGQKDATAGQLALAKTIMSPAFQEQFSLYKGSIPVRLGVSMDKFDACGKQSYADEQTAIKAGGYLPSLAHGMAQADATAGAITDVVTKFMNSTQDSKSAVADLAKAAKTK, from the coding sequence ATGAAAATCCGCGCGATCATGGGTGCCCTGTGCGCCGCAGGTCTGTTGTGTGGCGTGTCGGCAGTGCAGGCTGCCGAGTCCATCGAAGTGCTGCACTGGTGGACTTCGGGCGGCGAATCGAAAGCCGTCGGCGTCCTGAAAGACGACATGACGAAGCAGGGTTACACGTGGAAGGATTTCGCGGTTGCGGGCGGCGCAGGTGCGGCGGCCATGACGGCACTGAAGACGCAGGTGATCTCGGGCAACGCGCCGACCGCCGCGCAGATCAAGGGTCCGCTGATCCAGGAATGGGCCGATCAGGGCGTGCTGGTGCCGATCGATTCGGTCGCGGGTGACTGGAAGAAAAATCTGCCGCCGCAGATCGACAAGATCATGCACGCGGGCGGCCACTATGTTGCAGCGCCGTTCTCTGTGCACCGGGTCAACTGGGTGTGGATCAACAAGGCCGCGCTCGACAAGGTGGGTGCGAAGGTGCCGACCACCTGGCCGGAATTCTTCGCCGTTGCCGACAAGCTGAAGGCAGCGGGCATCCAGCCGGTCGCCGCCGGCGGTCAACCGTGGCAGGATCTGACGCTGTGGGAAGACGTCGTGCTGTCGCAAGGCGCGGACTTCTACAAGAAGGCGCTGGTCGACCTCGACCAGAAGACCCTGACATCGCCGCAAATGGTCAACGTGTTCGACACGGTCCGCAAGATCGAGTCGTACATGGATAACGGTCGCACCGGCCGCGACTGGAATCTCGCGACGGCGATGGTCATCAACGGCAAGGCCGGCATGCAGTTCATGGGTGACTGGGCGAAGGGCGAGTTCGCGAACGCGGGCAAGCAACCGGGCTCGGACTACATCTGCGCACCGGTGCCGGGCACGGCGAAGCAATACACGTTCAACGTCGATTCGTTCGTGTTCTTCCAGCAGAAAGGCCAGAAGGATGCAACGGCTGGTCAGCTCGCGCTGGCAAAGACGATCATGAGCCCGGCATTCCAGGAGCAGTTCAGCCTGTACAAGGGGTCGATCCCGGTGCGCCTCGGCGTGTCGATGGACAAGTTCGACGCTTGCGGCAAGCAGTCGTATGCGGATGAGCAGACCGCGATCAAGGCAGGCGGCTATCTCCCGTCGCTCGCCCACGGTATGGCTCAGGCGGATGCGACCGCCGGTGCGATCACCGACGTCGTGACGAAGTTCATGAACTCGACGCAGGATTCGAAGTCTGCAGTGGCAGATCTCGCGAAGGCTGCGAAGACGAAGTAA
- a CDS encoding carbohydrate ABC transporter permease: MTASLSGNGKNTAAVTRRTSPLAALADRWIPKLVLSPSIVISLIFVYGFILVTGFLSLSDSRLMPRYNFVGLDRYRELFENDVWWTAAANLGWFGIPFIAICVGLGLFLAILLDQRIRNEGALRAVFLYPMALSFIVTGTAWQWILNPNLGMQKVFHDWGWTSFTFDWLDNPDRAIFCIVIAAVWQSTGFVMALFLAGLRGVDAEIFKAAQVDGARLPTIYRRIVIPSMRPVFFSVLLILCHLTIKTFDLVVALTAGGPGTSSSLPAMFMYTFSFNRGQLGVGAASSMMMLATVVAVLVPLMYMESRSTRNAA; encoded by the coding sequence GTGACTGCTTCTCTTAGCGGAAACGGGAAGAACACGGCCGCCGTGACCCGCCGCACATCGCCGCTCGCGGCGCTAGCCGACCGCTGGATCCCGAAGCTGGTGCTTTCTCCCAGCATCGTGATCAGCCTGATCTTTGTTTACGGTTTTATCCTCGTCACCGGTTTTCTGTCGTTGTCCGATTCGCGGTTGATGCCTCGCTACAACTTCGTGGGCCTCGACCGCTATCGCGAGCTTTTCGAAAACGACGTCTGGTGGACCGCCGCCGCAAACCTCGGCTGGTTCGGTATTCCATTCATTGCGATCTGTGTCGGGCTCGGCCTGTTCCTCGCCATCCTGCTCGATCAGCGCATCCGCAACGAAGGCGCATTGCGTGCAGTTTTCCTGTATCCGATGGCGCTGTCGTTCATCGTGACCGGCACTGCATGGCAATGGATCCTGAACCCCAACCTCGGCATGCAGAAGGTGTTCCATGACTGGGGCTGGACGAGCTTTACGTTCGACTGGCTGGACAATCCCGACCGCGCGATTTTCTGCATCGTGATCGCGGCCGTCTGGCAATCCACCGGCTTCGTGATGGCGCTGTTTCTCGCCGGCCTGCGCGGTGTCGACGCCGAAATCTTCAAGGCTGCACAGGTGGACGGTGCGCGGCTGCCTACTATTTATCGCCGCATCGTGATTCCGAGCATGCGTCCGGTGTTCTTCTCGGTGCTGCTGATTCTCTGTCACCTCACGATCAAGACCTTCGACCTCGTCGTCGCGCTGACCGCGGGCGGCCCGGGTACGTCGTCGTCGCTGCCGGCCATGTTTATGTACACGTTTTCGTTTAACCGCGGGCAGCTCGGTGTCGGCGCAGCGTCGTCGATGATGATGCTCGCGACCGTCGTAGCTGTGCTCGTGCCGCTGATGTACATGGAATCGAGGAGCACGCGCAATGCAGCCTAA